The Kitasatospora albolonga nucleotide sequence ACGGGTTCGCCCACGACATGGACGCGGCCCGCAAGAAGCTGCTGTCGGCGCTCGACGACGCCGAGTCCCGTAAGTTCACGGTCGGCCCGGACGGCAGCGTCACCTACCCGGCGGCGGCGCCCAGGAACGGGGTCGAGCTTCCCCCCGAGGGCGGCTCCACCAACGGGCTCACCGACCCCACCGCGCAGGCGGTCGGCCGCCAGGCCGCGGGTTTCCAGCCCAACCCGCACGCGGCGGTGGCCCAGGAGATTGCCGACCGGATCGCGGAAGCGCTGAAGGCGGCGAGCGACGCGGACGCGAAGTGGGCGCCGAAGGTGCGGGCGCTGGAGGCGGACGACGACCTCACCGTCTCCGACGCCGACTGGAAGGACGCGCGGTCGGACATGGAAGGGGTACGGGAGGCGGGCAAGGCGTACCTCGACGCGATCGGCGCCCCGCCGAAGGACGGCACCCCGAAGGAGAACGCCGCCTGGTGGGCGGGGCTCAGCCCCGAGGACCGCGAGGCGTACCTCTCCCTGGACCCGGCGCTGGTGGGCAGGCTGGACGGGCTCCCCTCCGACATCCGGGACGAGGCGAACCGGGTCGTCCTCGACGAGACGCAGGCCGCCCACCGCCTCCAGCTGAACGGCATCCCCGCCCCGCCCGCCAACGAGTGGACCTGGATCACCGCGGGCCGTTACCCGGTCAAGGTCCACACCGACGAGTGGATGGCCTGGGACAAGAAGTACGGGGACGACTACCGTCGGCTGAACGCCTCGCTCAAGGGCATGGACGCGATCCGGAACCGGTTCGACCAGACCGGCGAACGCGGCCTCCCCGAGGCGTACTTGCTCGGTTTCAGCGCCGAGGGCAACGGCCGGGCCATCATCGCCACGGGCAACCCGGACACCTCCGAGCACCAGGCGGTGTACGTGCCCGGCACCACGTCGAACCTCAGCAAGGTCGAGGGCGACATCAACCGGATGACCCAGCTCTGGCGCCAGACCCAGGAGGCGACGCCCGGCGCGTCCGTCTCGGCGATCACCTGGCTCGGCTACGACGCCCCGCAGGACATCGTCAAGGACGCGCCCTTCGAGCACTACGCGTACGACGGCGCCCCCGCCTACCGGCAGTTCCTGGACGGCCTGGAGACCTCCCACAGCGGTCCGGGCGACCCGCACCGCACGGCCATCGGCCACTCGTACGGCACCACGCTCATCGGGGCCGCCGCGCAGAAGGGCGAACTCAACGCGGACGACGTGATCTTCGCGGGGAGCCCGGGTGTCAAGGTCGGATCGGCCGAGGAGATGGACGTACCGAAGGGGCACGTGTGGAACGCGGAGGCCGACGGCGACCCGGTCCCCGACATCGGCCGCTGGGGTCACGGCGGCAGCCAGTGGAGACTGGGCGGCGGGGTGTTCCTCATCCCGAGCGACGAGGTCTTCGGCGCCAACCAGATGAACACCGCCCCGGAGGGCGCCGGATCGACGGCGACCAAGGGGGTCGAGGGGCACAGCGGCTACTGGGACGAGTCCTCGACGGCGCTGAAGAACCAGGCGCTGGTGGTGGTGGGTGAGTACGGTGACGTCACCAAGCCGGAGTGAGGCGCTCCTCCTTTCCTCCCTCTTTCCTCCCCTTTCAGCTCCTGCTTCCGCTCCCGCTCCCGACCGAGGTTCTCCGTGCTCCGACCTGGACTCCGCCCCCGACTCCGATCCGCGACCGGTCCCCCCGCGCGCCGTGCCCCCCGGGGCGCCGCCGCGCTCCCTCTCGCCCTGACCGGCCTTCTCCTCCTCAGTCTCAGTGGATGTGGCATGACCGACTCCGACAGCAGCAGCAACACCAGCAGCAACACCGGCAACACCGCCCCGAGCAGCGGTGAACCGTCCGGGGGCCTCCCGTACGCGGGTGTCGCCACCACCGACGAGGCGGCGGACGCGCTCCAGGCCGTATCCAGCCGGATCTACACGTACCTCGGCGTGCCCGGGAAGGCGTCCGAGCCGGGTCCCGGGGTCAAGGAGTGCGAGGGGAAGGACCCCGAGCGCTTCTTCAGCGTGTACCACCCGTGGAACTTCCTGCCCGCGTCCGCCGAGGACACGGACGTGGCGATGGAGAACCTCAAGAAGAAGCTCAGCACGGGCGGTTGGGTGCTGAAGAGGGAGTACCGGGACAACAGCGCGAACAAGAACCTGAACCTTGTCGCCGACAACGACAAGAAGAAGGTGAGCGCCTGGATCGTCCAGTACCGGGAGCGGGCGAAGCCGAGCCTGGGGATCACGCTCACGTCGGGCTGCTACGAGGTCCCCGAGGGCGCGACGGTGGACAAGTTCTGAGAGGGGCCGGGGGGCAGCTCCGGCCCGGAGCTGCCCCCCCGGCTTCTGTACGTACGGCTGGGTCAGTACGGCTGGGTCAGTTGGCGTCCACCAGGTGGTGGGCGGGGACCTTCACCGTACGGGCGCCCTTCTTGCCGCCGAGGACGACCTTGCGGAGCGCGCTGTTGTTGCCGTAATCGGTCTCCTTGAGCTGGTTCTCCGGGTTGGCGAGGACCTGGATGTAGTACGTGCCGTTCGGCAGGTCCGTGATGTCGAAGGACTGGCCGGGCAGGTCCTGGGTGTAGGTGTCGCCGGAGCCGACGTCGAGCACCTCCCGTACGGAGATCGAGTTCTCCTGGCCGCACGCGGTGGCCAGATCGGTGCTGCCCGGGTGCCAGTTGGCGTTCTTGACGGTGTAGTCGACGGCGTCGGTGTTGGCGAGGCAGAACGCCTCCTTGCCGCTGCGCACGGACTCCTTCCTGTCGGCCTTCAGCAGCCGGTAGCTGGCGAAGTCCGTGAAGTGCCAGTGCTCATGGCCGGGGCGCGGGTCCCACTCCATGGTGCCGGTCGGGGTGTAGCCGACCTGCTTGCCCTTGGCGTCGTAGAAGTACTGGTAGGCGTCCATCAGCTCCTTGCCCGGCGAACGGAACCCGTCCACGACGAGCTTGGCCGGCCCCGCGTTCCACACGTTGGCGCTGAAGGCGAGGTAGTCCTTGCCGGGCACGTCCTCGTACCCGTCGCTGACGGTGATGCCGTACGCGGGCAGCGAGCGCAGGTCGGGCTTGGGAACATCGGGCACACTCGCCTTCCCGGTGGGCCGATCGGAGTTGGGCCGCGCCCCGGGAGCCTGCCGCGACCCGTCGGTCTGCCCGGTACGGTCACCGACCCGCGCGGCGGAGAACCCGTGCCGCGCGGGTCCGCCCTCCCCGGCGGCCTGCTTCTTGAGCGCCCAGGGGAGGGCGGGCGGCGCCGGGGGGTAGGGCCCATGACCGACGTTGTACGTGGGCCCGGCGCCGCTCGTCGCGGGGGCGGGGGCGTCGGTGCGGGCGGGGGCGCCGTGGGCGCCGTGTCCGGCTGAGTCGTGCTGGGGGCCGTGTCCGGAGTGAGCGGCGGGGGCGTGCTGGGCGCCGTGCCCCGCGTGGGCGGACTTGGCGGCAGCACCCACGTCGCTGCCCCCTTCCTCCTCCCCCTCCTCCCCGTCCCAACTACGCTCGACGACGTTCACCTTGACGCTCTGCGGCTTGTTCTCGATGCCGAAGAGATCGCGGTACTTCTTGGCCACGGAGACCTTGGCGGTGTACGTCCCGGCGGCCAGCTGGACCGGCTCGGAGTAGTACCCGGCATAGGTGTTGGCGGCCCACCCGTTCTCCACACCCCACACGGAGCCGAGGGTGAAGGGGTTGACGGGGCAGCTCTGCGGATACTTCGAGGTGGCGGGGGCGTCGGGCCGTACGCGCCCGGAGGCGTTGTTGGGGCAGAAGGGCTCGGCCTTCCTGAGCACCACCCTGCCCGCCGCGTCGGTGACGCTGATCTGCACGAAGTCCGGCAGCCCGGTGAAGTCCTTCACCAGCCCGGCGGGAAGCGCCTTGGTCCGCGTCTTCTTCCCGTCCCGGACGACCTGCGCGATGACGACCGGGTCCTTGTAGGACTTACGGGTCACCTTGAGCTCGAAGGCCCCGTTCTCGGAGGTGAGATAGGTCCCGAGGTCGAGATGGACACCGGGATCGTCCTTCCACGATTCGAGCGTCACCGAGGCGGAGGCGGCGATCAGGCCGAGCTTCGGCCCCGGCGCCGCCGTCCTCGCGTCGGGCGCGGCGGCGACGACCCCCGCCGTGACGGCGAGAGCGGCGGCGACGGCGATGGAGGGGCGGGTGAGGCGGTGGGTGCGGCGGTCCTGCTGGGATCTGGTCATCATTCCTCGTACTTCCGCTTTTTCCGAGTGCGCGATGGAACGTGGACGAGCCAGCACGGCCCCAACTCATCTGTGGCTACGCTGTGTCCGGCCTGTGAGAGGCGGCCGGGGGCGGGGCGGGTTGTCTCATGTCACCCGAGTGGCCCAGGCTTGTCCGAAAAGTGCTGTGCTCGCCCGGCGTACGTTGCGAACCACCGCGCCCCCGCCTCCCGAAGGCCCTCCTCCCCCTCCCCTCCCCCTCCCCTCCCCCTCCCCCTCCCCCTCCCCCTTTCTCCCGCCCGCTTCCTACCCGTCCAGGCCGTGTGCCGTGTCGAGGAGTGCCGTGTCCAGGTCCGTCGGGGTGAGGCCGAGCGTGCGCCGGGTATCGGTGGAGTCGAGGAGGTGCGGGTGCTCGGTGGCGTACAGCATCTCGATCAACTCGCCCAGCACCGGGGTGGACACCGCCAGGGAGGCGAGAGCGCTCCGGTCCAGGCGCTCCAGCCGGGGCGCCGGTGCATCGGTCAGCTTCGCGAACCGCTCGGCCAGCTCACCGGCGGTGGCGGTGGCGGCGGGCGCGTGCCAGGCGCGGCCCCAGGAGCGGTCGTCGTGCGCGGCCGCCACCAGCGTCGCCGCGACGTCACCGACGTACGACCAGCTGTGGGGCACGTCGAGCCGGCCGGGATAGGTCGCCACCCGGCCCGCGAGCACCTGCGGGGCGATGCCCAGGGTGAACGTGCTCAGGGCGCCCGCGCCGAGGAACGCGGCGGCGCGGACCTCGGTGACGCGGGCCCGTCCGGCGCGGTGGGAGTCCAGGGCGTCGAGCCACATCCGGGCCCGTACCCGGCCC carries:
- a CDS encoding protein-lysine 6-oxidase, which gives rise to MTRSQQDRRTHRLTRPSIAVAAALAVTAGVVAAAPDARTAAPGPKLGLIAASASVTLESWKDDPGVHLDLGTYLTSENGAFELKVTRKSYKDPVVIAQVVRDGKKTRTKALPAGLVKDFTGLPDFVQISVTDAAGRVVLRKAEPFCPNNASGRVRPDAPATSKYPQSCPVNPFTLGSVWGVENGWAANTYAGYYSEPVQLAAGTYTAKVSVAKKYRDLFGIENKPQSVKVNVVERSWDGEEGEEEGGSDVGAAAKSAHAGHGAQHAPAAHSGHGPQHDSAGHGAHGAPARTDAPAPATSGAGPTYNVGHGPYPPAPPALPWALKKQAAGEGGPARHGFSAARVGDRTGQTDGSRQAPGARPNSDRPTGKASVPDVPKPDLRSLPAYGITVSDGYEDVPGKDYLAFSANVWNAGPAKLVVDGFRSPGKELMDAYQYFYDAKGKQVGYTPTGTMEWDPRPGHEHWHFTDFASYRLLKADRKESVRSGKEAFCLANTDAVDYTVKNANWHPGSTDLATACGQENSISVREVLDVGSGDTYTQDLPGQSFDITDLPNGTYYIQVLANPENQLKETDYGNNSALRKVVLGGKKGARTVKVPAHHLVDAN
- a CDS encoding NAD-dependent epimerase; amino-acid sequence: MSRHVVLGAGPTGRAVATLLARQNVPVRQITRGGGGVDHPSVERVAADASDVGRLTELVVGAEVLINCAMPPYDRWITDAPPLAAALLTAAERTGARYVMLGNLYGYGEVHRPMTEDLPMAPVSAKGRVRARMWLDALDSHRAGRARVTEVRAAAFLGAGALSTFTLGIAPQVLAGRVATYPGRLDVPHSWSYVGDVAATLVAAAHDDRSWGRAWHAPAATATAGELAERFAKLTDAPAPRLERLDRSALASLAVSTPVLGELIEMLYATEHPHLLDSTDTRRTLGLTPTDLDTALLDTAHGLDG